A segment of the Catenulispora sp. EB89 genome:
TGGCTGACCGCCGGGGAGAACATCGACCTGGCGCTGCGGCTGCGCGGCCTGTCCGGCCGCCGCGACCGCCGCGCCGAGACCGAGCGGCTGCTGGACCTGGTCCGGCTGCGCGGCGCCTACGACAAGCGTCCACACCAGCTCTCCGGCGGCATGCGGCAGCGCGTCGCGCTGGCCCGCGCGCTGGCCCAGGACAGCCCGGTGCTGCTGATGGACGAGCCGTTCGCCGCGCTGGACGCCATCACCCGCGACGTGCTGCACGAGGAGCTCATCCGGCTGTGGGAGGCCACCGGGCTCGCGGTGCTGTTCGTCACGCACAACGTGCGCGAGGCGGTGCGCCTGGGCCAGCGGGTCGTGCTGCTGTCCTCGCGTCCCGGCCGGGTGGCGCGGGAGTGGCGCGTGGACATCCCGCAGCC
Coding sequences within it:
- a CDS encoding ABC transporter ATP-binding protein translates to MTAAIAETTTDAIASGHSPESQPAVRLTKVGKTFRGGAPVLDGIDLTVAPGEFVCLLGASGCGKSTLLNLVADLDAPSAGTVEVPSGRAALMFQESALFPWLTAGENIDLALRLRGLSGRRDRRAETERLLDLVRLRGAYDKRPHQLSGGMRQRVALARALAQDSPVLLMDEPFAALDAITRDVLHEELIRLWEATGLAVLFVTHNVREAVRLGQRVVLLSSRPGRVAREWRVDIPQPRRIEDKAVADLSVEITDDLRKEISRHGR